The Lysobacter enzymogenes genome window below encodes:
- a CDS encoding RidA family protein encodes MSDAVRTGNAPKPVGLYPHARRVGELLFLSGVGPRDAASNAVPGNVHDAQGRLIAYDIELQTRSVFANVRAVLEASGAGWDDLVDVTVYLTDMARDFAAYNALWAEYFPDIERAPCRTTLGITALPTPIAIELKCVARLRGATTE; translated from the coding sequence ATGAGCGACGCGGTGCGCACCGGCAACGCGCCCAAGCCCGTGGGCCTGTATCCGCATGCGCGCCGGGTCGGCGAGCTGCTGTTCCTGTCCGGGGTCGGCCCGCGCGATGCGGCCAGCAACGCGGTGCCCGGCAACGTCCACGACGCGCAGGGCCGGCTGATCGCCTACGACATCGAGCTGCAGACGCGCTCGGTGTTCGCCAACGTGCGCGCGGTGCTGGAGGCCAGCGGCGCGGGCTGGGACGACCTGGTCGACGTGACCGTCTACCTGACCGACATGGCCCGCGATTTCGCCGCCTACAACGCGCTGTGGGCCGAGTACTTCCCCGACATCGAGCGCGCGCCGTGCCGGACCACGCTCGGCATCACCGCGCTGCCGACGCCGATCGCGATCGAACTCAAGTGCGTCGCGCGGCTGCGCGGCGCGACCACGGAGTAA
- a CDS encoding 3-hydroxyanthranilate 3,4-dioxygenase, which translates to MLPGPLNLQAWIEEHRHLLKPPVGNKTIYVGDFIVMVVGGPNQRTDYHWDEGPEWFYQLEGEMVLRIQEDGAVRDIPIRAGEIFLLPARVPHSPQRMPDSVGLVIERKRLEHEDDGLMWFCERCNHKLYEEFFKLRNIETDFPPVFERFYSSREHRSCGQCGHLNPAPARYAMPDT; encoded by the coding sequence ATGCTGCCCGGACCGCTGAACCTGCAAGCCTGGATCGAGGAACACCGCCACCTGCTGAAGCCGCCGGTCGGCAACAAGACCATCTACGTCGGCGATTTCATCGTCATGGTGGTCGGCGGCCCGAACCAGCGCACCGACTACCACTGGGACGAAGGCCCGGAGTGGTTCTACCAGCTCGAAGGCGAGATGGTGCTGCGCATCCAGGAGGACGGCGCCGTGCGCGACATCCCGATCCGCGCCGGCGAGATCTTCCTGCTGCCGGCGCGCGTGCCGCATTCGCCGCAGCGCATGCCCGACTCGGTCGGGCTGGTGATCGAGCGCAAGCGCCTGGAGCACGAAGACGACGGCCTGATGTGGTTCTGCGAACGCTGCAACCACAAGCTGTACGAGGAATTCTTCAAGCTGCGCAACATCGAGACCGACTTCCCGCCGGTGTTCGAACGCTTCTATTCCTCGCGCGAGCACCGCAGCTGCGGGCAGTGCGGCCATTTGAACCCGGCGCCGGCGCGCTACGCGATGCCCGACACCTGA